A segment of the Devriesea agamarum genome:
ATGAGGATGATCTCGCACTGCTCGACAATTCGCAGTTCGATGACTTATCTGAGGACACACCCCGGACGTTGCCGGTGCTCGCCGTGGTGGGCCGCCCCAATGTTGGCAAATCAACGCTGGTGAACCGGATTCTTGGCCGGCGTGAAGCGGTGGTAGAAGACGTTCCCGGTGTGACCCGCGACCGAGTTTTCTACCCTGCTGAATGGTCAGGTCGCGACTTTTTACTGGTGGATACCGGGGGATGGGAAGGCAAAGTTCAGGGCATCGCCTATCGGATTGCTGAGCAGGCTGAAGCCGCTGTTGAGCTCGCCGACGCGGTGCTCTTTGTCGTCGATGCCAATGTCGGCATGACCACGACCGATGAACAACTGGTGAAGGTTCTGCGGCGCAGTGGACGCCCGGTCATCTTGGCAGCAAACAAAGTCGATGACGAGCGCGGCGAGATCGAAGCTGCGGCGCTGTGGAACCTTGGACTTGGCCAGCCGTATCCGGTCTCCGCGTTACATGGGCGAGGCTCAGGCGATCTGCTCGACGCCGTGCTGGATGCGTTGCCGCAAGAGGGTAGGGGATTGGCGCCCCAAAGTGGTCCCCGGCGAGTAGCGTTGGTGGGACGTCCGAACGTCGGTAAGTCGTCACTGCTGAATCAGCTTGCGGGCACTAACCGCGTGGTGGTTGATGATGTTGCGGGCACGACCCGGGATCCCGTGGACGAACTCATTGAATTGGGTGGGCGCACCTGGACTTTTGTGGATACCGCGGGCATTCGCCGGCGGGTGGCGCAGAGCCGCGGCGCAGATTTTTACGCCTCTCTGCGGACGCAGTCAGCGTTGGAAAAGGCTGAGGTAGCGATTGTTCTGCTCGAGGCTAGCGAGACGATTTCCACCCAAGACCTCAAGATCATCGATATGGTGCTTGAATCCGGGCGTGCGCTGGTGATTGCCTTCAATAAATGGGATTTGATCGATGAAGAGCGACGGCATCAATTAGAGCGCGAGATTGAAAAAGATCTGGCGCATGTGAGCTGGGCTCCTCGGGTGAATCTCTCGGCTCGCACCGGTCGCCACACAGAGAAGCTGGTTCCGGCTCTGGATCGGGCGTTGGCCTCGTGGGACACTCGGGTTCCGACTGCTCGGTTGAACGCATTTCTGGGAACGTTGGTTGCTGCTCATCCTCATCCGTTGCGCGGTGGCAAGCAGTCCCGGATCCTTTTTGCCACCCAGGCTCGCACCCGGCCGCCGAGGTTTGTCATTTTCGCTAGCGGGTTCCTCGAGCACGGTTACCGTCGCTTTATTGAGCGCCGTCTGCGCGAAGACTTCGAGTTCACGGGGACTCCGCTCGAGATTGGTGTGCGAGTTCGGGAAAAGCGTAAGCTTCGCTGATTCTGTATCAATGTTGGCCGCATCAATGTTGGCCGCATCAATGTTGGCCGCATCAATGTTGGCCCCTCTTGATGTGGGCTGAGTGCCATGGCTTTTGCGCTTTTACGTTGGCTGTGCCTTGAACCGGGTTCGACCCGAGGTGGGTGGACGGTTCTGCGGGTTGCGCTTCGCGGCTGACTGTAGGTGGCGAATGATAGTCCGTAGAATAGCTCTATGAGCAACCCGTATGAGTCTATGCGCCCGGATCGACCGTCTTCAGATGAGAATGCTCAGGGCTCTCCTTATGTTGACCCATCAGTTCAGGAATCCCCTGACCAGGTCGTTCAGCCGCCCGAACCGGCAGCTGAGGCAGCCTCCGACGCGCCAACTCAGGCAGTGCCCGGGCCGGTAACTGAGGCAACGCCCGAACGGGCAGTGCCGGGGGCTTCAGAGCAGCTACGTCCGGCAACGCCGGAGCACCCGGTGAGCTTTGACCCCTACAGTCAACCTGGCAGTGACCACTCCACTGCGGTAAGTGCCGTCCCTAACGGATCACCCACTCAGCCCAGTGACGCCGCTAACCAGCCAAGCGGTTCGACGGCTCTGCCCGGTCATACTTCTGCTCAGTACGGCACTCCTGCCGCTCAGCCTGCTCCCGGAACCACTCAGCCCGGTGGGGCGATGCTGGGCTCGGATTCAACGGGATGGACCGCACCTGCTCAGTCGTGGCCCCAAGGCGCACCGAATGGGTCCTACACGAACACCCACCAAGACCCGTATCAGGGATACCAGGGCCAGGCTTATCAGAGTCAGACATATCAGGGGCAGGGGTACCAAAGCCAGGCCTATCAAGGTCAAGGATATCCAGGACAGGGATATCAGGGGCAGCCCGGATATAACAACGGTGCTCCCGGACAACCTCCTGCCGGGGCATATCCTGCGCAGCAGGGACCGAGCCGCATCCTGTGCGGTCTGCTCGCAATTCTTATCGGCTCACTAGGCATCCACCGATTCATCATGGGGTACACCGGGCTCGGTGTTCTCATGCTGCTGCTATCGGTGCTGAGCTGTGGCATCCTCGCCCCGTTAGTGTGGATATGGGCTTTGATCGAGGGCATTTTGATCCTGACGAAGAGTGAGTCGTTCGTCAATGACGCGCACGGACGTCCGCTTACTGATTGATCCCGAAAGCCGCACCTCAATTCCACGAAGAGCTTATGTATCGCGGTCAATCGGCCTCGTTTATATACCGGCCAGGGTGATCGATAGCCATCGAGGGTGTTCTCATGTCGCCTCGCCACACATGGTTCCTGTGCGATAAACGCGATTGACCCCGGGCCGGATACTGATCACTACACTGATCCTTATGGCTACCCCTGACTTCGTGCTTTCCCTGCGAGAGAAAATCGGTCATGCGCCACTGTGGTTGTCTGGAGTGACGGCGATCGTCCTCAAAGACGACCAGGTTCTGTGCGTGCGTCGATCCGATAATCATCAATGGACGCCGGTCACTGGAATTATCGACCCCGGTGAAGAACCAGCCCGTGCGGCGGCACGGGAAGTTCTTGAAGAAACTGCCGTCGTCGCACGAGCAGAACGATTGCTATCTGTCCAAACCGTCGGGCCGGTAACATATGACAATGGTGACGTGACGGAATATCTGGATTTATGTTTTGGGATGCGTTACATCTCGGGTGATCCTCATCCCGCTGATGGCGAAAACATAGACGCCCAGTTCTTCCCGCTATCAGCCCTCCCGGAGATGAATGAGCGCTTCCGCTATGCCGTGAAGCAGGCTGTAGACGGCGGTCAGGACACTCAATTCATCGCTTAGCACCGAGTATGCACGTCTGCCATTGCTGTGGCATCAAAGATGGTATTTAACGGTTGAAACTCGTCTCGGCTGGGCGATGAATGGTCACGGCAAACTACTCGGCAAGAGCTTCGTGGCGTCATGGATGGTTGATCATCTATGTGGCATGGCGTGCATCTATGTAGCAGGGCATATCTTTAACCCGCTATCGGGTAGCCGCGAGATGGCGGCTATTGTGCGCCACTGCTGATTTAAGGCATCGTCGGCACCCTCGGTGGACCCACAAAGATGTATGCTGGTGAGCCACATCACTCGCCGTGGATGAAGGGGTCGATGACGCCGTGGTAAAACCTTCTGCTTATTCATCATCGCCGCGGTATCCAAGCCGCAGAACGATTATGCAATGCCTGCTTGGATCGGCTGTTGCGGCCCCCATACTTCCCCTGGTTGGGTGTGCAAGTCAGAGTGGTCCCACAACCTTGCGTGTGGCCTACCAGCAGTTTGGTTCGGGAACCCTTCTGGAGCAATGGGTTGACCGCGGAGCCCGAGGGTACGCCGCAAAGCATCCTGATCAAAGGGTTGAGCGTGTTCCCATCGTTGCTTCCGAAAACGACTATTTCACTAAAAATGAATTACTCATGTCCTCACCGAGGACCTCCCCGGACGTGGTCTTTGAAGACACGTTCATCTTGCTCTCTGACGTAGGAGCTGGCTATCTGCGGCCGCTCGACGAGTATGTCAATCAATGGGAGGACTGGGGGAAAGTCATCCCGGCGTCAAAGAAAGCCGTCACGGGGGAGGATGGCCATATTTACGGGGTTCCGGTCAGCACCGACACGCGTGCCATCTGGTATAACCGAGAACTCTTCCAACGTGCCGGTCTACCCGCGAATTTTGCGCCTAAAACGTGGCAGGAGATTCTGGACGCTGCGCGGACCCTGAAGCAGAAGCTCCCCGATGTCACCCCATTATTTCTTTTCTCCGGCAAACCTCAGGGTGAAAAAGCATCGATGCAGGGGTTTGAGATGCTCCTGTACGGGACCGGCTCGTCCCTCTACAACAAGGAAACACGCAAGTGGGTGTTAGGGTCACAGGGATTCGTCGATGCACTATCGTTCGTGAAAACCATCTTCCAGCAGGAGCTCACGCTACCGCTGGCACAAAACTTGGACCCGAATATTTCGGAAACGATTTACACCCGGCTGATCCCCGAGGGGAAACTTGCCATGATTGTTGACGGTTCCTGGATCAGCCAAAACTGGGACGCGAATGCACCTAAACCCTGGCCTGAGTGGGCGAAGACGATGGCGCTGGCGAAGATGCCAACCCAGCACGGACAGGGCAAAGGGTGGGTCACCCTTTCTGGTGGCTGGTGCTGGACGATACCCCATAATTCCCATTCTCCTGACCGCGCATTCGAGATGATCAAGGCGCTATGCACCACGGAAAGTCTCGTGAAGCGGTCGATCGAAGACAATAACATCACCGTTCGCAGCGATGTTGCCGCGGATAAGAAGTACCAGACATATTCGCCGAAGGTCGCGTTTTTCACCTCACTCGTACCGGGGGCTGATTATCGGCCGGCCCTACCGGTATATCCCGAGGTGTCGTCCGCAATTCAGCAAGCCATGGAGCAAGTCATGACTGGGACCATGACCCCGCAGCAAGCCACAGACGCCTATGACAAAACCGTGATCGAAATTGTCGGGGCGGACCACAGCAAAAGGTCGCAGCGATGAGCGGATCGGCTAGTGGATATAACGCATCGGTGGCCGAGGATCGGACCGAACGAGTGGTGAGGCATCGGCGGCGAACACTCGGCAATAGGCTGACTGCGTTGCGGGCAGTCCCCATGCTGCCCGCCGTGGTTCTTTTGCTCGTGTTTATGGCCGGGCCAATCATCTACAGCGTCTACTTGGCATTTACGGATAAAGCCATTCGTGGGGCGGGAGCCGCCCACACCAGCATGGTTGGGATCGATAATTTCACCAAAGCTCTCGTTGAGCCAGGGTTTTGGAACTCTGTCGTTTTAACCATTATCTTTACCGTGATTTCGGCGGTGATCGGTCAGAATGTGCTCGGCATGGTGCTGGCGCTGCTCATGCAAAAAGCCCATCGAGTTGTCACTGCGATCGTCACAGCTGTGGTGATCGCGGCCTGGATTCTTCCCGAGGTAGTCGCCGGATACCTGCTGTATACGTTCTTCGCTGGGGACGGCAGCTTGAACACGATCCTGTCGACACTGGGCTTGCCCACTCAGGATCTTCTTTACAGTGCGCCGATTATTGCGGTGAGTTTTGCCAATATTTGGCGCGGCACCGCGTTTTCGATGCTGGTGTACTCGGCGGCGCTCGGCAATATCCCGGATGACATGTACGAGTCCGCTGCTCTGGATGGGGCTGGGGCGGTGAGACGTTTTACCTCGCTCACGCTGCCCCTACTACGGCCAGCACTGGCAACCAACTTGATGCTGATTACGTTGCAGACACTTTCCGTGTTCGGGCTGATCTTCGTGATGACGGGCGGAGGGCCTGCGCATAAAAGCCAGACGCTTCCCCTCTACATGTATGAACAGGCATTTTCCTATGGCCAGCTTGGCTATGGCACCGCTGTTGCGTTGTTGTTACTACTGATCGGGGCAGTGGCCTCACTTATCTATTTGAAGCTGTTGCCCGAGGAGGATAAGGCATGACTGCCACGGTGAGCTCAGCGTCAACATCCCGCGCCGGATCCAAACATGCTGAATCCAATCATCACGCGTCTAAACGCCGCTCACGATCCCGCCGGACCAGGTCGCTGACCAGCGTGCTGATGGTGCTGATCGGCCTGACTTTCGTGATTCCGCTGGCATGGGTGATCCTGGCGTCGTTTGACACCGAAGCATCGCTCTCTGTGAAAATGCCGCATGACTGGAGCTTCGGAAATTACGCAGCAATTCTCAATGAAAAGACAACCTTCCGGCCCCTGTGGAATTCGTTGCTGCTATGCGGAGGAGCCACCGTGCTCACCATGGCCGCATCCATTCTTTGCGCGTACCCGCTGTCGCGTTATCGGTTCCGCGCAAAGCGACCGTTCTTGCTCACGATTATCTTCGCGACGGGACTGCCGATCACGGCCATCATGATCCCGGTGTATTCGATGTTTGTGCAGGTGAATCTGATTGATTCAATGTTCGGCGCCATTTTATTCTTGGCCGCATCGTCCTTGCCATACGCCATCTTCCTCACCAAGGGATTTATGGATTCGGTTCCGCTGGAGATCGAAGAAAATGCCTGGACAGAAGGTGCCGGGATTTATCGCACCCTATGGTCGATTGTGATTCCGCTGATGAAGTCGGGGCTCTCAGTAGCAACTATCTTCACGTTTGTGTCCATGTGGGGGAACTTTTTCGTCCCCTTCATGTTGCTACTGAGCCCCGACAAACTTCCAGCCGCAGTCACGCTCTACACCTTCTCGTCGCAGTACGGCCAGGTTGCTTATGGTCAGCTCGCCGCGTTTGCCATCGTGTATTCGCTACCGGTTGTTGCCCTGTACCTGATTCTCGGACGCAAGCTCGGAACCGGGTTCGTGGCAGCAGGCGGTCTCAAAGGGTGAAAGGCGCACGCTTCGACTGCGCGGCATCTCTGCTTAGAGCTTCACGACCATCTTTCCGGTGTTCGCACCATCGAGCAGGTCGATAAAGGCTTGCGGTGCATTTTCGATCCCTTCGCGAACGGTTTCGTTCCAGCGGATAGAGCCATCGGCGACGTGCGGCACAATCACCCGGTGGAACTCCTCACGCAGATCTGCATACTTCGAGACGATGAAACCGCGAAGCGTCAGCCGCTTACCGATCGCCTGAGCGAGGTTGCGAGGTGCCGCGGGAGGCTCAGTGGAGTTGTACTGTGAGATAGCGCCACACATGGCCACGCGACCGTCTAAACGCAGAGACGAGATCGCGGCTTCCAGGTGTTCGCCGCCCACGTTATCGAAGTAGACGTCGATTCCGTCCGGTGCAGCGTGGCGAAGCTGTTCAGCCACCGGAGCATCGTGATAGTTGAATGCCGCATCGAATCCGAGGTCACGAAGGTAGCTGACTTTCTCCGCGCTACCTGCGCTACCGACGACGCGGGAGGCCCCGAGAATCCGAGCGATCTGTCCAACCAAGGACCCCACGGCCCCGGCTGCTCCCGACACAAAAACTGCATCGCCTTGCGCGAACTCCGCAGCCGCGGTGAGCCCGGCGTATGCGGTGAGCCCCGGCATGCCGAGCACGCCTAGGTATGCCGATGCGGGAACCGATGAAATATCGACCGGCGTTGCCGATGCCGCATCGAGAACCGCATGCTCGCGCCATCCCAATCCGTGCAGCACAGTGCTTCCCACCTCGATCGCCTCAGAACGTGAGGCTATGACTGTGCCCACGGCCCCGCCATCTAGCGGGGCGTCCACGGCGAATGGCGGGACGTAACTCGGCACGTCATTCATTCGTCCGCGCATGTATGGATCTACCGACATCACCGTGTTACGAACCAGGATCTGTCCATCGCTGAGCTCCGGAACGGCAACGTCCACGAGCCGGAAGTTTTCTGGGACGGGTCGCCCCTGTGGGCGGGAGGCCAGGTGGATTTCTTTGGTGCTGGTGGGACGTTTCGTTCCCTGGACGGGCTGCGAGGTTGCAGACTGCTCAGCGTGATGGGTGCTCTGATCGGTCTGGGAGAGATCTTCGTGATTCATTGGGCTCCTTGAGGTGAGCGAAGGTGAACGTGTGTACGCCGGCGTCGCCGAGAGAGTGATGCTCAGTCGTCAGTGACGGTGATGGAGACATCGATGTTGTTCCGGGTGGCGTTGCTGTACGGGCATACCTGGTGTGCCCGGTCCACCAGCTGGCGGGCGGTCTCGTGGGGCAGCTCGGGGATGACGACTTCCAGCTGCACGGATAGCTCGAATCCTCCTTCGGACGTGGGGGAGATGCTGACCCGTGCGCCGACGCTTGATTCACCAAGGTCTGCTTTGGCGTGCTTGGCCACGAGCTGGAGAGCGGAGTGGAAACATGCCGCGTATCCGGCGGCAAACAGAAGCTCGGGGTTGGGTGCACCACCTGCGCCGCCCATCTCAGCGGGGATGGCGAGGTCGAGATCTAGCAGACCATCGGAGGTGCGCACGTGTCCGTTGCGGCCAGCTCCGGTGGCGAGTGCTTCGGCGGTGTATAGCGCGGTCATAGTGTGCTCCTGTATGTAGGTGGTGTTGCGGTTTCTTGGGGTGGCCCGGTATAGGGCCACTGTAAGTATTTTGGGTGTTTTAGATGCCTGGGGTTGTGGATAGTCGGTGTCGGTGTCGATACCGGTTAGATGGTCTATGTCCTCGCTGAGTGAGCCGAAGTTGAGCGCTCTTCGGTTGTCTCTGGCATTAGGGAATGCGTGATGCGTCGGGCCAGGGTGTGGAGCGTGCTTAATTCGTCGGCACTGAGGTCGAGTCGTTCGGCAAGGCAGGAACGAATATGCATGGCGGATGTTTTGAGCGCCCGACCGTCGTCGGTGAGATGAATGCTCACGCGTCGCGCATCGTGGGCTCCGCGTTGCCGGGTGATGACGCCGCGCTGCTCGAGTCGTCGCAGCAGGGGTGAGAGAGTTCCGCTATCGAGTCGAAGGTGATCAGAGAGAGCGCTGACCGTTTGCCCATCCTGTTCCCACAGCACCATCAGTACGAGGTATTGGGGGTAGGTGAGATCTAGCCGGTCGAGTTCGGCCCGGTAGGCGTTTTGAGTTGCCCGGGCGGCGGTGTACAGCGCAAAGCAGAGCTGGGTGTCGAGAACTCGATCAGTAGCCACCCCCAAAATATTGCACACAATTTAATTGTGCGCAACCAAACCTGGTGGGTTGGGGGGCAGAGGTGCAGATGTTCCGATGTGCAGGCGCCCGAGTTTATGGACGGCTGGTCATCGGGCGCCTTCAGCTAGTCGTGACGAGCCCGATGACCCCGACAGTTACCTCGTGGACCTTCAGACGGCAGTCTTACCGGCTGACGGAAGAGGTGTTGTTCTCGTCCTTGTCTCGCTGCTGGCTGAGACGCTGAGTCCAGCGATACAGACCGAGCACAATCGCGATAAAGACGATCACGCCGATCCAGTCAGCGGCCGTGGCAAAGCTGTCAGACACGATAGCCAGAGGCTCTTCCGACCCGGTCGCCGCGACAATGCCCGCAAACGCCACACCAAAGAGGCTTTCGCCGACGATCAGACCGGTGGCCAGCAAAACTCCGAACCGCTTTGCTCGCCCGGGGTTAGCGCTGCGCTTGGCCCACCGGTCGTACAGCAGACCGAGCATCGAGCCCACCGGAATCATGAGGGTGAGGGCGACGGGTAGATACATTCCCATTCCCACGGCGAGCGGCGGGAGGGCGAGACGCTTTGATTTCCTCTTCAGCAACTCGTCGACGATGATCACCCCGACACCGATCAAAGCGCCAAGCCCAATCAGGCCCCAGTCTAGAGAGCCACCGAACACACCTTTGGCTAGCGACGAAATCAGCGATGCCTGAGGAGAGGCGAGTGCATTAGGCCCGGCGCCAGGGGTTCCCACGAATCCGAAGCCGGTTGTCATGAGCTGGAGTACGGGCGGAATAATCAGCGATCCAAATCCTACCCCGATCAGCAGTGCAACCTGCTGCTTCCAGGGCGTGGCCCCCACCAGCTGACCCGTCTTGAGGTCTTGCAGATTGTCGTTTGAGATCGTGGCCACGCTAAAGACCACCGCAGCGGTGAAGAGGGTGTAGGCAACCAGTGCCGCCGTCTGATCGGGCCCGTTTGAGCCGTGAGTGACCTTGATGATCAACGCCGCAAGGATAACCACCAGGATGCCCACCCCGGAGATTGGGCTATTGGAGGCTCCAATCAGGCCTGCCATGTATCCGCACACTGAGGCGACAAAAAGACCGATCAACAAAACGAAGATGACGCTGACGGCAATCAGAGTTCCGGTGCTGCCCTCCAGCGCCGTGCCCTGCAGGAAGGACCACAGCAAGATACCCACCGGAATCATGGACAGCAGGACCACGAGGGCCACGATGGTGATTGGGATGTCGCGTTCGGTCCTTGGAATGTGGGCGCCGGTGCGTCGCACACGGTTGGACGCCAGTGACTCCTTAATTCCGCGAACGATGGGCGTAATAATCGTGACCAGCGCCCACAGGGCGGCAACAGCAATGGCGCCCGCGCCAATGAAGCGAACGTCTTGGGAAAAGAATGTGTTGACGGCGTCCGTCACGTCGCCATGTGCGGGTAGGTGTCCAGAAGAAATGGTTGGCAGCAAAATCCCGAAGGAAATGACTAGACCGACCAGCATCGCGATGCCGACGGTGATGCCCACCAGATGTCCAATCCCGATGAGGGCTAGTGACAGGCTGGATCCAATCAACGTGCCGCCA
Coding sequences within it:
- the der gene encoding bifunctional cytidylate kinase/GTPase Der, with the protein product MIAHRPLIVAIDGPSGSGKSTVSRRVADHLDGGYLDTGAMYRAATWSCLQLGVDLNDQAAVAETVARLDFSLSTDPSDPRLVVDGQALDSELRTEDITRVVSTVATNIEVRAIMQRMQRALIERTARSRGACVAEGRDITTVVAPDADVRILLTASDEARMARRARQLNLDGADTDPSVTERMQDQVLRRDRDDATVSQFLTAADGVMTIDTSDLDIDQVVSVVLDEVEAARRENALREGLGDYDLDEDDLALLDNSQFDDLSEDTPRTLPVLAVVGRPNVGKSTLVNRILGRREAVVEDVPGVTRDRVFYPAEWSGRDFLLVDTGGWEGKVQGIAYRIAEQAEAAVELADAVLFVVDANVGMTTTDEQLVKVLRRSGRPVILAANKVDDERGEIEAAALWNLGLGQPYPVSALHGRGSGDLLDAVLDALPQEGRGLAPQSGPRRVALVGRPNVGKSSLLNQLAGTNRVVVDDVAGTTRDPVDELIELGGRTWTFVDTAGIRRRVAQSRGADFYASLRTQSALEKAEVAIVLLEASETISTQDLKIIDMVLESGRALVIAFNKWDLIDEERRHQLEREIEKDLAHVSWAPRVNLSARTGRHTEKLVPALDRALASWDTRVPTARLNAFLGTLVAAHPHPLRGGKQSRILFATQARTRPPRFVIFASGFLEHGYRRFIERRLREDFEFTGTPLEIGVRVREKRKLR
- a CDS encoding TM2 domain-containing protein, which encodes MSNPYESMRPDRPSSDENAQGSPYVDPSVQESPDQVVQPPEPAAEAASDAPTQAVPGPVTEATPERAVPGASEQLRPATPEHPVSFDPYSQPGSDHSTAVSAVPNGSPTQPSDAANQPSGSTALPGHTSAQYGTPAAQPAPGTTQPGGAMLGSDSTGWTAPAQSWPQGAPNGSYTNTHQDPYQGYQGQAYQSQTYQGQGYQSQAYQGQGYPGQGYQGQPGYNNGAPGQPPAGAYPAQQGPSRILCGLLAILIGSLGIHRFIMGYTGLGVLMLLLSVLSCGILAPLVWIWALIEGILILTKSESFVNDAHGRPLTD
- a CDS encoding NUDIX hydrolase; the encoded protein is MATPDFVLSLREKIGHAPLWLSGVTAIVLKDDQVLCVRRSDNHQWTPVTGIIDPGEEPARAAAREVLEETAVVARAERLLSVQTVGPVTYDNGDVTEYLDLCFGMRYISGDPHPADGENIDAQFFPLSALPEMNERFRYAVKQAVDGGQDTQFIA
- a CDS encoding extracellular solute-binding protein, producing MAYQQFGSGTLLEQWVDRGARGYAAKHPDQRVERVPIVASENDYFTKNELLMSSPRTSPDVVFEDTFILLSDVGAGYLRPLDEYVNQWEDWGKVIPASKKAVTGEDGHIYGVPVSTDTRAIWYNRELFQRAGLPANFAPKTWQEILDAARTLKQKLPDVTPLFLFSGKPQGEKASMQGFEMLLYGTGSSLYNKETRKWVLGSQGFVDALSFVKTIFQQELTLPLAQNLDPNISETIYTRLIPEGKLAMIVDGSWISQNWDANAPKPWPEWAKTMALAKMPTQHGQGKGWVTLSGGWCWTIPHNSHSPDRAFEMIKALCTTESLVKRSIEDNNITVRSDVAADKKYQTYSPKVAFFTSLVPGADYRPALPVYPEVSSAIQQAMEQVMTGTMTPQQATDAYDKTVIEIVGADHSKRSQR
- a CDS encoding carbohydrate ABC transporter permease, encoding MSGSASGYNASVAEDRTERVVRHRRRTLGNRLTALRAVPMLPAVVLLLVFMAGPIIYSVYLAFTDKAIRGAGAAHTSMVGIDNFTKALVEPGFWNSVVLTIIFTVISAVIGQNVLGMVLALLMQKAHRVVTAIVTAVVIAAWILPEVVAGYLLYTFFAGDGSLNTILSTLGLPTQDLLYSAPIIAVSFANIWRGTAFSMLVYSAALGNIPDDMYESAALDGAGAVRRFTSLTLPLLRPALATNLMLITLQTLSVFGLIFVMTGGGPAHKSQTLPLYMYEQAFSYGQLGYGTAVALLLLLIGAVASLIYLKLLPEEDKA
- a CDS encoding carbohydrate ABC transporter permease encodes the protein MVLIGLTFVIPLAWVILASFDTEASLSVKMPHDWSFGNYAAILNEKTTFRPLWNSLLLCGGATVLTMAASILCAYPLSRYRFRAKRPFLLTIIFATGLPITAIMIPVYSMFVQVNLIDSMFGAILFLAASSLPYAIFLTKGFMDSVPLEIEENAWTEGAGIYRTLWSIVIPLMKSGLSVATIFTFVSMWGNFFVPFMLLLSPDKLPAAVTLYTFSSQYGQVAYGQLAAFAIVYSLPVVALYLILGRKLGTGFVAAGGLKG
- a CDS encoding NADP-dependent oxidoreductase — protein: MNHEDLSQTDQSTHHAEQSATSQPVQGTKRPTSTKEIHLASRPQGRPVPENFRLVDVAVPELSDGQILVRNTVMSVDPYMRGRMNDVPSYVPPFAVDAPLDGGAVGTVIASRSEAIEVGSTVLHGLGWREHAVLDAASATPVDISSVPASAYLGVLGMPGLTAYAGLTAAAEFAQGDAVFVSGAAGAVGSLVGQIARILGASRVVGSAGSAEKVSYLRDLGFDAAFNYHDAPVAEQLRHAAPDGIDVYFDNVGGEHLEAAISSLRLDGRVAMCGAISQYNSTEPPAAPRNLAQAIGKRLTLRGFIVSKYADLREEFHRVIVPHVADGSIRWNETVREGIENAPQAFIDLLDGANTGKMVVKL
- a CDS encoding organic hydroperoxide resistance protein, producing MTALYTAEALATGAGRNGHVRTSDGLLDLDLAIPAEMGGAGGAPNPELLFAAGYAACFHSALQLVAKHAKADLGESSVGARVSISPTSEGGFELSVQLEVVIPELPHETARQLVDRAHQVCPYSNATRNNIDVSITVTDD
- a CDS encoding MarR family winged helix-turn-helix transcriptional regulator, with translation MCNILGVATDRVLDTQLCFALYTAARATQNAYRAELDRLDLTYPQYLVLMVLWEQDGQTVSALSDHLRLDSGTLSPLLRRLEQRGVITRQRGAHDARRVSIHLTDDGRALKTSAMHIRSCLAERLDLSADELSTLHTLARRITHSLMPETTEERSTSAHSART
- a CDS encoding OPT family oligopeptide transporter, producing MSEVKATGASAVRELTIRSIIIGGIITLVFTAANVYLGLKVGLTFATSIPAAVISMAILRYFASHTLMENNIVQTIASAAGTLSAIIFVLPGLVMVGWWSGFPYWTTAALCAIGGALGVMYSIPLRRALVTGSDLPYPEGVAGAEVLRVGDSTEGAEENKRGLHIIIAGTIASVGFSVLSALKVASNALSATLRVGSGGTLIGSSLSLALIGIGHLVGITVGIAMLVGLVISFGILLPTISSGHLPAHGDVTDAVNTFFSQDVRFIGAGAIAVAALWALVTIITPIVRGIKESLASNRVRRTGAHIPRTERDIPITIVALVVLLSMIPVGILLWSFLQGTALEGSTGTLIAVSVIFVLLIGLFVASVCGYMAGLIGASNSPISGVGILVVILAALIIKVTHGSNGPDQTAALVAYTLFTAAVVFSVATISNDNLQDLKTGQLVGATPWKQQVALLIGVGFGSLIIPPVLQLMTTGFGFVGTPGAGPNALASPQASLISSLAKGVFGGSLDWGLIGLGALIGVGVIIVDELLKRKSKRLALPPLAVGMGMYLPVALTLMIPVGSMLGLLYDRWAKRSANPGRAKRFGVLLATGLIVGESLFGVAFAGIVAATGSEEPLAIVSDSFATAADWIGVIVFIAIVLGLYRWTQRLSQQRDKDENNTSSVSR